GTCAAACACAAGCACGTCGCCCTGCCTCTCGCGGTCATCCGCGAGAGCTGTCACTTCGAGGCGACCTAGCGACACCACCTGTCGATCGTCAGGCCAGAGGGCCGTCGGGTCCTCGAGTGGGTCACTCTCGCCAGCCAGTTGTACGTTCAGTTCGAAGCTGGCTGGGCCATCCTCCAGTCGCTCGGCCAGCTCCTCCCGCAAGTAGTCATGGGGACGCGCCGCCGCCTCGTCCTCGCTGATCGATACCTCGCCAGCGCCGGGTACGAGGTGGTAGCGCCCGTAGCTGACTGAGCCGGCTGTCGTGACGAACCCAAAAGCGTGGATCCCGTGATAGCCGACCGTGGCGTAACTAGCGGGAATGGCGTGGGTCAAAGCGGCAGTCACGGCTGGCATCGCCTCGGGATGGTCAGCCAGATATGCGCTCACCTTGCCGACGTCGGGCTGGCCGGTGGCTGGATCGGGGCGACGCGCCTCATTGAACGCCAACAGGTCCTCGGGCGTACGAGCGAAGAATGTTGGTAACGACAGGGCGACGATGTCGGTCCGTGCGCCATCGGGCAGGTAGAACTTCACCGCCATGCCGCGAGCATCGCGTGACCCGTCGGCAACTGACGGATCGCCGCTCCCGTTGGAGAACCTGACGTGCGCTCGTACGGGCGGGCCTGCAAGGTGGGGAGCACGAGTGAGGGACGCCGCTTCCGGACGGGGCGTGAAGTGTGCCGCGCAGAGCACGCCCTTGGCGTGAGCGGCACGGTTCCCCGGATGGACCCCATACGTGGCGTTGAGTCCATCGACCAAGCGCTCTGACAGGTCATCAGCCGCCATGCCGAGAGCCTAGAGCCCTTGACGGCGTTCTGCCCGCGGTAGCAGTGCTCGACCTGTCATCGCGGGCTATGCGAAGGGGTAGGCGGCGACGGCGCGTTCCAGTTGTGGCCAGAGGTGTGCCGGGTCTCCTGATGGAGTTGCGGCTACCACGACGCCACTCGCGGAGGTGGTCGTCACCAAGCAGGCGACCTCCTGGAAGTGATGATGACCGATCTCGGTGACATAGTCATCGGTGACGCACGACCGGAGAGATTGTCCGGTCCGAACGGATTGGACGGCTCCGTCTTGGCGGGCCGAGATCGAACCGTCACCGCGCAGGTGGGCGAGGCGGAAGGCAGCCCAGCCGGCGAGGCGCTCGTCGCCTTGACGTGGAGTGACATTGAGGTACCCGAGGTAGGTGCCGTCAGAGTCGAGCAATGCGAGCGAGGCGGTTCCTTGATCGCCGGCAACGGCACTGAACCCGGGGGGCACGGACAGCGAACCAAGGCCGGAGGGGAGGGTGAGGCGTGTCCAGGTGGTCGGCGGTGTCGTCGACGCCAACCAGGCGAACGGGCCTGGTAGGGAAGAGCGCCCGGTAGCGGGAACACGGCCAGAGGCGCTGGCACCGTCTGCCGAGAGCCCTCTTGGTTGGGGCGCCGACCGGAAAGCGAAGGCGATGCCGTACGCTGCGGCCCCGATCACCGCCAAGGAGGTGAGAATCCCAAGCGCTTTGCGGGTGGACCGGCCCAAGCCGTCCCGCAGATGAACGAGCTCCCGCAAAAGTGCCTTTGTGTGCCTGGGTCCAGGGCTATCCATGTCTGGCCGTGCTCGAGTCGTCAGGCTGCGAAGGTTCGGGAGGGCCCTGCATTACACATTGCCGTCACCGTCACTGGGGCCACCGCTGTTGTCGCCGTCGTGGTCACCGCCGCCTCCCTGCGGGATCGCTGAAGCGGGCGCGGGCCGCGGCGGTGGTTGTGTCATCGCGACTGGAGGCGGTGCGGGGGCCACAACCTGCGGAACCGGGGCAGGCGCGGCGACGTGGGCTGGAGGCGGCGGGGGCGGACTGGTGGTGGTCGGGCTCGATGCGCTGCCGCTCGGTGCCTGGCTGGGCACCTGGTTCCCGGCCGGGGTCACGGCGAACCAGCTGGCGCCGAAGGCGTTTACGCCCTGGCCGTTGGTGTCGCCGGCGTTGTGGTCTTGGACGAAGGTGTAGAGCGGGTGACCGTTGTAGGTGACCTGGGGCCCGCCGTCGGAGCGCTGGGTGGTCCCGAGCAGCGATGCGTTGGCGCCATTGGCGGCGGTGGGCTGTCCGGTCGCCCGGAGGGGGGGCCAGGCCGCGGCGCAGGCGCCGGAGCAGGCGCTGGTCGTCCCAGAGTCCCCCTGGAACAGATAGAGGGTGTGGCCCTGGGAGTTGACCAGGATCTGACCGAGGCCGCTGTTGGCGACCTCGACGGTGGGTGGCTGCGCGATGGTCGTCTTGGGGACGGTTGGCGAGGCGCTGGCACCTCCACCACCGCTGCTACAGGCGGCGGCGGTCAGGGCGATGAGCGGCAGCGCGGCCGTGCTGGCCAGAAAGGTGACGGATCTGGTGCGATTCATGGTCGCTCCTTGGTCGTGGTACAGGTCATGATTGATCCGCTGCCCTCGTTTTCGCACCGGGGTGACCCCCTGGCAGACCCCCCCAACTTCTCGAACGCAGTCGTCCGACCTAGGCGGGCACGGCTGGGCTGAGCGCGACCAGCGCCGCCGCTAGCTCGGTTGGTCAGAGCCTCGAGGCCGATCCGGGGTGTCAGACGAATCGGCGCTGTTCGGAGCGATCGAGACGACCGCGGGACAGCGTGGCATCGATGGCTGGCCCGGCCGAGACCGGCGGGATGCTGCTCCAGGGACATCGAGAGTTAGCGCGAATCGGACAGTGCCTCCAGCTGGCCCAGGAAGATGAGGGCGGCGCCCTCGTTGTCGAGGGGCCTGCTGGACCGTGCTGCTGGCGGCGCCCGTGACCTGGCCGACGACCAGGGCTTCCGATTGCTCCGAGCCCGAGGCGCCGCCGCCTTGCAATCGAGCCGATGGCGATCGTCTTTGGAGCGCGGGAGCTTCCCGATGCCATCCGCGGGCTTCCGGCTTAACTGACGCGCGGCAACACCCCGTCCACGAGGCGCACCGTGATATCAACGGCCTCAAGGTGTATCGATGCGGTCCTCTCGAGTCGACTAAGGCAGGCTCCGACGGAGTCCGCGAGAGCATTGAGATCGAGACCGTCGATTACCTCCAAACGGGCACGTACCTCAGGCGCGTCAGTTGGCTCAAAGAGCCCGATGAGAGCTCTTGCAACGCCGGGGATGCGCTCGAGATCAGCCTCCAGCCCGTGACTGAGGCACGCGGCTCGAACGCTTGTGAGACCTTGGGGCCTTCCATCGTCGGTGGTTGCTGCATGCACGACGAGGTCCTCCAGCCGAGACCGCCCCTCGTTGCGGGCTAGTTGGCGCCTCGCCAGCCACAGCCCACCGAACGCGATCACCAACCCGAGGAAAGAGGCGACCGCAAATGACGCCGCTCCCCCCGTCCTCCAATGCCGAGCCAATGTTGAGGTCACCACGTGGGCACGGGCCGACGACCGGCCGAATATCCCGGTGGCTACGATCAACCCGAGGCCTCCGGCCACTAAGAGGATGAGGGCCACGGCGCTCCAGAGCATCCGATTCGCTCGATCGGTCATGGCCGGCTGGTCCCTCTGGCCTTCAAGTTCAGGGCCGTCCGCTCGATACCCAGTCCCCGCAGGGCATCACGGGTGCGGTGTTCGATTTCCGGCCTGGCGGCCTCGCTCGCGTCTACCTTCAGCCGCACCTGGCACGCGCCTCCTCGGGCCGAGAACTTCGGCCG
This sequence is a window from Acidimicrobiales bacterium. Protein-coding genes within it:
- a CDS encoding catalase family peroxidase, yielding MAADDLSERLVDGLNATYGVHPGNRAAHAKGVLCAAHFTPRPEAASLTRAPHLAGPPVRAHVRFSNGSGDPSVADGSRDARGMAVKFYLPDGARTDIVALSLPTFFARTPEDLLAFNEARRPDPATGQPDVGKVSAYLADHPEAMPAVTAALTHAIPASYATVGYHGIHAFGFVTTAGSVSYGRYHLVPGAGEVSISEDEAAARPHDYLREELAERLEDGPASFELNVQLAGESDPLEDPTALWPDDRQVVSLGRLEVTALADDRERQGDVLVFDPVRVPDGIRLTEDPILLARPGAYSVSIARRTSR